Proteins from a single region of Pungitius pungitius chromosome 4, fPunPun2.1, whole genome shotgun sequence:
- the znf414 gene encoding zinc finger protein 414, with translation MLVLVVFPVLWPQKLGATSLKDSSGGTAMQTADAPSGGKERTSCPLYGCKRVYSDTTALESHIRDHEISAQSLPGKVLLCSTLGCSGSFPDMQKLMEHMRHHHKPNIFFLCESCRTKLRSYRGLLTHLHTCSKVSRGRPKPADTAPPPPAAMTDLDEKPPLLDRLPTPQLLPSEIPTTEGSFLAAVLDAEPPTPLHGTSFLSNPETSSPLLAPPQLKEAAPQPWVKSEPSDFPLPSNPDGYGCPGLPPDTNQVS, from the exons ATGCTGGTTCTTGTAGTTTTTCCTGTACTGTGGCCGCAGAAATTAGGTGCTACGTCTCTTAAGGACTCTTCGGGCGGCACAGCCATGCAGACAGCCGATGCTCCTAGCGGAG GTAAGGAGAGGACCTCTTGTCCCTTATATGGCTGTAAGCGAGTGTACTCGGACACGACGGCTTTGGAGAGCCATATCAGAGACCATGAGATCTCCGCTCAGTCTCTACCAG GAAAGGTCCTGTTGTGCTCCACCCTGGGATGCAGTGGTTCCTTCCCAGATATGCAAAAACTGATGGAACACATGAGGCATCATCACAAACCCAACATTTTCTTCCT GTGCGAGAGCTGCCGCACAAAGTTGCGTTCTTACCGGGGCCTCCTGACTCACCTCCACACCTGTTCCAAAGTGTCCCGAGGGAGGCCAAAGCCGGCAGATACAgcgccccccccgcctgccgCCATGACAGACCTGGACGAGAAGCCCCCGCTGCTTGACCGGTTGCCCACCCCCCAGCTGCTTCCCTCCGAAATCCCAACCACGGAAGGTTCCTTCCTCGCCGCCGTTCTAGATGCAGAGCCTCCCACGCCTCTCCACGGCACCTCTTTCTTGTCCAACCCGGAgacctcctctcccctcctagCGCCACCGCAGCTCAAAGAGGCGGCGCCCCAGCCCTGGGTCAAGAGCGAACCCTCTGATTTTCCTCTGCCTTCAAACCCGGATGGCTACGGCTGCCCCGGTTTACCTCCGGACACAAACCAGGTCTCCTGA
- the mtch2 gene encoding mitochondrial carrier homolog 2: MADTCGQVLLGSGLTVLSHPLMYIKVLIQVGHEPLAPSLGRNLFGRQVYQLPGLFAYAKHIIKIDGKAGLFKGLGPRLCAGSIGTIVHSNVVQKCQEHGTLQVLGGQQKAAEGSLQHVVNETAKEMIARSCATIVTHPFHVITLRCMVQFIGRETKYSGVFDSVVTVYKEEGLLGFFAGLIPRLLGDVLSLWICNLLAHVINTYAIDDSMSHTGEIKNCSQAVTGFFASMLTYPFVLVSNLMAVNNCGLAGGLPPYVSVCPTWVDCWRHLSREGNMSRGNSLFFRKLPAGKVYAVDQNRFF, translated from the exons ATGGCGGACACGTGTGGACAGGTATTGCTGGGATCAGGGCTCACCGTCCTCTCCCACCCTCTGATGTACATCAAAGTCCTGATCCAG GTTGGACACGAGCCGCTCGCTCCCTCTCTGGGCCGGAACCTGTTCGGCAGACAAGTCTACCAGCTGCCCGGCCTATTTGCTTACG CCAAACACATCATCAAGATCGATGGAAAAGCGGGTCTCTTCAAAGGGCTCGGCCCGAGGCTGTGCGCCGGCTCCATCGGCACCATTGTTCACAGCAATGTTGTGCAG aaatgtcAAGAACACGGCACGCTTCAG GTGCTGGGAGGCCAGCAGAAGGCTGCAGAGGGCTCCCTACAGCACGTCGTTAACGAG ACAGCCAAAGAGATGATAGCCCGCTCCTGCGCCACCATTGTCACACATCCCTTTCATG TGATTACTTTGCGATGTATGGTCCAGTTTATTGGGAGGGAAACAAAATACAG CGGGGTGTTTGACTCCGTAGTCACGGTCTACAAAGAAGAAGGATTACTGGGCTTCTTTGC GGGTCTGATTCCTCGCTTGCTCGGTGACGTCCTGTCTCTGTGGATTTGTAACCTGCTGGCTCACGTCATCAATACATACGCCATCGATGACTCG ATGAGTCACACAGGGGAAATCAAGAACTGCTCTCAGGCTGTGACCGGG ttCTTTGCGAGTATGCTCACGTACCCTTTCGTTTTGGTGTCGAACCTCATGGCTGTCAATAACTGCGG GCTCGCCGGGGGCCTGCCTCCCTATGTGTCTGTATGTCCCACCTGGGTGGACTGCTGGAGGCATCTAAGCAGAGAG GGCAACATGAGCAGAGGCAACAGTCTATTTTTCCGGAAGCTTCCGGCAGGGAAGGTCTACGCCGTTGACcagaacagatttttttaa
- the LOC119195471 gene encoding low choriolytic enzyme-like, with product MARMSVFRFSAVALLLLAACCWADDEERDGRTGPTGLNVATERRSCWSYVGRRGGKQVVSLARSGCLYHGTVQHELLHALGFNHEQTRSDRDNHIRVMLQNVISGMEHNFNKIATLNQGTPYDYGSVMQYHKYAFSKNNQPTMVPIPNANVSFGNAKEMSRNDIARLNTLYSC from the exons ATGGCTCGCATGTCTGTGTTCAGGTtctcagctgtggctctgctgctgctggccgccTGCTGTTGGGCCGACGATGAG GAGAGAGACGGGAGAACGGGGCCAACGGGACTGAACGTCGCGACCGAGAGAC GCAG CTGCTGGTCCTACGTCGGCCGTCGTGGTGGGAAGCAGGTGGTGTCTCTGGCCCGCAGCGGATGCCTGTACCACGGCACCGTCCAGCACGAGCTGCTCCACGCTCTGGGCTTCAACCACGAGCAGACCCGCTCCGACAGGGACAACCACATCAGAGTCATGCTGCAGAACGTCATATCTG GAATGGAGCACAACTTTAATAAGATCGCCACCCTGAACCAGGGAACTCCCTACGACTACGGCTCTGTCATGCAGTACCACAA GTACGCCTTCTCTAAGAACAACCAGCCCACCATGGTCCCCATCCCCAACGCCAACGTGTCCTTCGGCAACGCCAAGGAGATGAGCCGCAACGACATCGCCAGGCTCAACACGCTCTACAGCTGCT AA
- the LOC119195484 gene encoding uncharacterized protein LOC119195484: MILQAAALGVFFCSVQSFTIQGPFENGEEYSGHSVEDDEFSVSTLLEKANVNVGKNLDEPLVMFGDIAVPTGLQNADPCVARGCLWPKATDGNVYVPYQISTSFSQRERNTIIEGLRSFSASTCIRFTPLNGQQDFVDIQSLSGCFSFVGRRGRGQVVSLSRQGCVFQQIIQHELLHALGFNHEQTRSDRDQNVRILLENVISGMESNFRRIETNNLGTPYDYNSVMHYGRFAFSKNRMPTIVPIPNANVAIGRATEMSPIDILRVNRLYRCNSTALRSDLKPMQRNHFLCLLRMARMSVFRFSAVALLLLAACCWADDELHAQYVTGVFVHKVNLCAVRSAEDDSGELSVSELLERANSNLVRSADDPVLIGGDIAVDSEAEKNADPCTSRGCMWGKFTDGKVYIPYYITNHFSAREAAIITRGLESFSSFSCIRFRPSRTTDRDWLHIESQNGCWSYVGRRGGKQVVSLARSGCLYHGTVQHELLHALGFNHEQTRSDRDNHIRVMLQNVVSGMEHNFNKIATLNQGTPYDYGSVMQYHKYAFSKNNQPTMVPIPNANVSFGNAKEMSRNDIARLNTLYSC; this comes from the exons ATGATCCTCCAGGCTGCTGCGCTCGGTGTCTTCTTTTGCTCAGTGCAGAGTTTCACTATACAG GGTCCTTTTGAAAATGGCGAGGAGTACTCTG GCCACAGCGTTGAGGATGACGAGTTCAGTGTCTCTACGCTGTTGGAGAAGGCCAATGTTAATGTTG GAAAGAACCTCGATGAGCCCCTTGTGATGTTCGGTGACATAGCGGTGCCTACGGGTCTGCAGAACGCTGATCCCTGCGTTGCACGAGGTTGCCTGTGGCCCAAAGCCACTGATGGCAACGTCTACGTGCCCTACCAGATCTCCACTAGCTTTA gccaaagagagagaaacaccaTCATCGAAGGTCTGCGTTCATTTTCTGCGTCCACCTGCATACGCTTCACCCCACTCAATGGACAGCAGGACTTTGTGGACATCCAGTCGCTCTCAGG GTGCTTCTCCTTTGTTGGACGTCGCGGTAGAGGCCAGGTAGTGTCTTTGAGTCGCCAGGGATGTGTTTTCCAGCAGATCATCCAACACGAGCTGCTGCACGCCCTGGGCTTCAACCACGAACAGACCCGGTCCGACAGGGACCAAAACGTTCGCATCCTGCTGGAGAACGTTATTTCTG GAATGGAATCCAACTTCAGGAGGATCGAAACAAACAACCTGGGCACTCCTTATGACTACAACTCGGTCATGCACTATGGAAG GTTCGCCTTCTCCAAGAACAGAATGCCGACCATCGTTCCCATCCCTAACGCCAACGTAGCCATCGGCAGGGCCACCGAGATGAGTCCCATAGACATCCTTCGGGTGAACCGTCTTTATCGCTGCA ATTCGACTGCGTTAAGGTCTGACCTGAAACCCATGCAAAGAAACCATTTCCTCT GTCTACTAAGGATGGCTCGCATGTCTGTGTTCAGGTtctcagctgtggctctgctgctgctggccgccTGCTGTTGGGCCGACGATGAG CTCCATGCTCAGTATGTCACTGGTGTATTTGTCCACAAAGTCAACCTGTGTGCTGTTCGCTCTGCAGAGGACGACTCCGGGGAGCTTTCTGTCTCAGAGCTGTTGGAGAGAGCCAACAGTAACCTGG TCCGCTCCGCCGATGACCCCGTCCTGATCGGAGGAGACATCGCCGTTGACAGCGAGGCCGAGAAGAACGCCGACCCCTGCACCAGCCGAGGCTGCATGTGGGGCAAGTTCACTGACGGGAAGGTCTACATTCCTTATTACATCACCAACCACTTCT CCGCCCGTGAGGCGGCCATCATCACCCGTGGACTGGagtccttctcttccttctcctgcATCCGCTTCAGGCCAAGCAGAACCACCGACCGCGACTGGCTGCACATCGAGTCCCAGAACGG CTGCTGGTCCTACGTCGGCCGTCGTGGTGGGAAGCAGGTGGTGTCTCTGGCCCGCAGCGGATGCCTGTACCACGGCACCGTCCAGCACGAGCTGCTCCACGCTCTGGGCTTCAACCACGAGCAGACCCGCTCCGACAGGGACAACCACATCAGAGTCATGCTGCAGAACGTTGTGTCTG GAATGGAGCACAACTTTAATAAGATCGCCACCCTGAACCAGGGAACTCCCTACGACTACGGCTCTGTCATGCAGTACCACAA GTACGCCTTCTCTAAGAACAACCAGCCCACCATGGTCCCCATCCCCAACGCAAACGTGTCCTTCGGCAACGCCAAGGAGATGAGCCGCAACGACATCGCCAGGCTCAACACGCTCTACAGCTGCT AA
- the LOC134127356 gene encoding hatching enzyme 1.2-like, with amino-acid sequence MLVSSWSLVSLLLVSSCWAEEETSRELSVSELLERANRDRNPDSDEPILIGGDIAIKSEAERNADPCTSRDCLWKKWTDGKVYIPYYIANHYSSREQSIIIRGLESFSSMSCIRFRPYQNGDHEWLSIESRDGCYSFVGRQGGAQTVSLSRQGCLYHGTVQHELLHALGFNHEQTRSDRDNHIRVQWENIIEGMKYNFDKIATLNQGTAYDYGSVMQYEKYAFSKNNQPTMVPIPNSNVSFGQATQMSQHDIARLNRLYQC; translated from the exons ATGTTGGTCTCCTCTTGGTCTCTCGTGAGCCTGCTGCTGGTGTCCTCTTGCTGGGCCGAG GAGGAAACCTCCAGGGAGCTTTCTGTGAGCGAGCTGCTGGAGAGAGCTAACAGAGACCGCA ACCCCGACTCGGACGAGCCCATCCTGATCGGAGGCGACATTGCTATCAAGTCTGAGGCCGAGAGGAACGCCGACCCCTGCACCTCCAGAGACTGCCTTTGGAAGAAGTGGACCGATGGAAAGGTCTACATCCCCTACTACATCGCCAACCACTACT CCTCCCGAGAGCAGTCCATCATCATTCGTGGACTGGAGTCCTTCTCCTCGATGTCCTGCATCCGTTTCAGGCCCTACCAGAACGGAGACCACGAGTGGCTGAGCATCGAGTCCAGGGACGG CTGCTACTCGTTCGTGGGTCGTCAGGGCGGCGCTCAGACTGTGTCTCTGAGCCGTCAGGGCTGCCTGTACCACGGCACCGTCCAGCACGAGTTGCTCCACGCTCTGGGCTTCAACCACGAGCAGACCCGCTCCGACAGGGACAACCACATCAGGGTGCAGTGGGAAAACATCATCGAGG GCATGAAGTACAACTTCGACAAGATTGCCACCCTGAATCAGGGAACTGCTTACGACTACGGCTCCGTCATGCAATACGAGAA GTACGCCTTCTCCAAGAACAACCAGCCCACCATGGTGCCCATTCCTAACAGCAACGTGTCCTTTGGCCAGGCCACCCAGATGAGCCAGCATGACATCGCCAGGCTCAACAGGCTGTACCAGTGCT AA
- the LOC119195515 gene encoding FAS-associated death domain protein-like: protein MAKASKVGHLAELDTATNVIAENLGKPWRRLGRRLGLTDVKLDSVSARHTDLEETAREMLKEWRSRGGAARASDLVEALRRCDLNLTADKVVDKLSTP from the coding sequence CTGAACTGGATACTGCCACCAATGTGATCGCCGAGAACCTGGGAAAGCCGTGGCGCAGGCTGGGCCGGAGGCTGGGTTTGACCGACGTCAAGCTGGATTCGGTCTCCGCGAGGCACACGGACCTGGAGGAGACGGCCAGGGAGATGCTGAAGGAGTGGCGGAGTCGGGGGGGCGCGGCCCGAGCGTCGGATCTGGTGGAAGCTCTGAGGCGCTGCGACCTAAACCTGACTGCCGACAAAGTGGTGGACAAACTTTCAACCCCCTGA